One segment of Methanofastidiosum sp. DNA contains the following:
- a CDS encoding mRNA surveillance protein pelota: MKIIHRELDKGILKIRADNADDLWHLSHIIESGDLLFGKTYRKEMKKGDKIRSEKLERIPVKLEIMVEKIEFSKDVMRLRVTGIITQGEESGSHHTFNIEEGSTLTLTKKWKSYQLERIDRAIKDTLTPKILIVCIEEGDADFGIIAQYGVDFPVSVSRSIAGKHEISSRDKDKREFFAETSSKILEMIQKYNLKTVIVAGPGFYKEEFMNFVKEYKSEIINNIVTENVSTGGRAGVYECIKRGILEKAQKDLRISLETNAVERLFEAIIKNDGVYGIKAIESALEYGAVNELLIVDHFLRIAEFEIITEKSREQKAIIHVISSEHDAGKKLEGIGGIGAILRFKISDI, encoded by the coding sequence ATGAAAATAATCCATAGAGAACTTGACAAAGGGATATTGAAGATAAGGGCGGATAATGCCGACGATCTTTGGCACCTATCTCATATAATAGAAAGTGGAGATTTACTTTTCGGTAAAACTTATCGAAAGGAAATGAAAAAAGGTGACAAGATAAGAAGTGAGAAACTTGAACGGATTCCTGTAAAACTAGAGATTATGGTAGAAAAAATAGAGTTCTCTAAAGATGTCATGAGACTCAGGGTAACTGGGATCATAACCCAAGGGGAAGAGTCTGGAAGTCACCATACTTTCAACATAGAAGAAGGCTCTACACTGACTCTGACTAAAAAATGGAAATCCTATCAACTAGAAAGAATTGATAGGGCAATAAAGGATACACTAACCCCAAAAATTTTGATAGTGTGCATTGAAGAAGGAGACGCTGACTTTGGCATAATTGCTCAATATGGTGTAGATTTTCCAGTTTCTGTTTCAAGAAGTATAGCTGGAAAACATGAAATATCCTCTAGAGACAAAGATAAACGAGAATTTTTTGCAGAAACTTCTTCTAAGATTTTAGAAATGATTCAAAAATATAATCTAAAGACCGTCATTGTTGCAGGACCCGGGTTCTACAAAGAGGAATTCATGAATTTTGTCAAAGAATACAAATCCGAGATAATAAACAATATTGTAACTGAAAATGTGTCAACTGGTGGCAGGGCAGGGGTTTACGAATGTATAAAAAGAGGCATATTGGAAAAAGCCCAAAAAGATCTTAGAATATCCCTTGAAACTAATGCGGTGGAAAGGTTATTTGAAGCTATAATTAAAAATGATGGAGTATATGGGATTAAAGCTATTGAAAGCGCATTGGAATATGGGGCCGTTAATGAGCTCCTTATAGTTGATCATTTTCTTAGAATAGCAGAGTTTGAAATAATAACTGAAAAATCCAGAGAACAAAAAGCCATAATACATGTAATTTCAAGTGAACATGATGCTGGTAAAAAACTTGAAGGTATTGGGGGAATTGGAGCAATTTTAAGATTTAAAATTAGCGACATTTAA
- the pssA gene encoding CDP-diacylglycerol--serine O-phosphatidyltransferase: MNKLGITAFVSLPDIFTIINGILGFSAIYFIIVGDLFIASKIVFFCIFFDSFDGFLARKKNNCDEFGKSLDSLSDIISFGIVPAYIFISSGNNSILSLFLGAIYVIFGLLRLSRFNALDSEEYFGLPITLGAIFVILLFLSKIPFYLFSILLILTSVLFISNFSIARPSKNGKSLVAFSLIFVLVSLIPTPEIIIVSRALLILLPCIFTAYVIKCR, encoded by the coding sequence ATGAACAAACTAGGGATAACAGCTTTTGTTTCTTTGCCCGATATTTTTACAATTATAAATGGAATCTTAGGCTTTTCGGCCATATATTTTATAATTGTTGGGGATCTATTTATTGCTTCTAAGATAGTCTTCTTTTGTATATTTTTTGATAGTTTTGATGGATTTTTGGCTAGGAAAAAGAATAATTGTGACGAGTTTGGCAAGTCACTAGATTCATTGTCGGATATAATCTCTTTTGGGATAGTTCCGGCTTATATTTTTATTAGCTCTGGAAATAATAGTATTTTAAGTTTATTTTTAGGTGCGATCTATGTTATATTTGGGTTATTGAGACTTTCAAGATTCAATGCCTTAGATTCAGAAGAATATTTTGGCCTCCCTATAACTCTTGGGGCGATCTTTGTTATTTTACTTTTTCTCTCAAAAATTCCTTTTTATTTATTTTCTATTTTATTAATTCTGACATCAGTCCTTTTCATTTCAAATTTTAGTATTGCTAGACCCTCAAAGAATGGAAAATCATTAGTAGCATTTAGCTTAATATTTGTCCTTGTCTCTCTAATACCCACACCAGAGATAATAATAGTTTCAAGAGCATTACTAATTTTATTGCCCTGTATTTTTACAGCATATGTAATTAAATGTCGCTAA
- a CDS encoding Lrp/AsnC family transcriptional regulator codes for MDELDKKIISELNKDSRLSFRELSKNLNIAVGTISHRIKKMEDEGIIKGYIPVVEPSKAGYDFVAVINVTIKRGKLQDVASLLDKFNNIVSIYNVTGNYDAVIIARFRNRGQLNNFVKELQTFENVDKTNTSLVLNTIKEDIRVKFD; via the coding sequence ATGGATGAACTAGATAAAAAGATAATATCAGAACTCAATAAAGACTCACGGCTTTCTTTTAGAGAATTATCAAAGAATCTTAACATTGCAGTAGGAACTATTTCTCACAGAATTAAAAAGATGGAAGATGAAGGTATTATTAAAGGTTATATTCCAGTTGTTGAACCATCAAAGGCTGGTTACGATTTTGTTGCAGTGATTAATGTTACGATAAAGAGAGGCAAACTACAGGATGTTGCATCCCTTCTTGATAAATTCAATAACATAGTTTCTATCTATAACGTAACGGGAAACTATGATGCAGTTATCATTGCCCGATTTAGGAATAGAGGGCAGCTCAATAATTTCGTAAAAGAGCTGCAAACATTTGAGAATGTAGATAAAACCAACACTTCACTCGTATTAAACACGATTAAAGAAGATATTCGAGTGAAATTTGATTAA
- a CDS encoding SIMPL domain-containing protein (The SIMPL domain is named for its presence in mouse protein SIMPL (signalling molecule that associates with mouse pelle-like kinase). Bacterial member BP26, from Brucella, was shown to assemble into a channel-like structure, while YggE from E. coli has been associated with resistance to oxidative stress.): MEKEIIYGIVAIILALGLVTVAVLKPATQGQYSQLQVTGTALIKEAPDQAIIYVYIETRNDTALLSQQEASRILGQVIQALEKEGIPSDKIQTDTFSIYPEYYYPRDSEPTLLGYRAVYGLKVITTDTSKVGNVVDASIKAGANRINNIEFGLSDAKMQEVKIKIIKEAVKVAQVKANAMAEAGNFKLGKITYMNESSYNIVPYNRVFSAVKDEATSVPPEDVEISATVSITYKI, from the coding sequence ATGGAAAAGGAAATAATCTATGGTATCGTAGCAATTATCTTAGCACTAGGTTTGGTGACAGTTGCAGTATTAAAGCCCGCAACACAAGGGCAATATAGCCAGTTACAAGTAACTGGAACTGCATTAATTAAAGAAGCGCCAGATCAAGCTATAATATATGTATATATTGAAACAAGAAACGATACAGCTTTGCTGTCGCAGCAAGAAGCTTCAAGAATATTAGGCCAAGTGATACAGGCTTTAGAAAAGGAGGGCATACCTTCCGACAAAATCCAAACAGATACATTCAGCATATACCCTGAATATTATTACCCAAGGGATAGCGAACCAACTTTGTTAGGTTATAGGGCAGTTTACGGTTTAAAAGTAATAACTACCGACACAAGTAAAGTTGGAAATGTAGTTGACGCATCTATTAAAGCAGGTGCTAACAGAATAAACAACATTGAATTCGGCCTAAGCGACGCAAAAATGCAAGAAGTCAAAATAAAAATTATTAAAGAAGCAGTCAAAGTAGCTCAAGTTAAAGCAAACGCTATGGCAGAAGCAGGCAACTTTAAACTTGGAAAGATTACTTATATGAACGAGTCTTCATACAACATAGTTCCATACAATAGAGTCTTTTCAGCAGTCAAGGACGAAGCTACATCTGTCCCACCAGAAGATGTAGAGATAAGTGCTACAGTGTCTATAACCTATAAAATTTAA
- a CDS encoding HD domain-containing protein, whose translation MISKEEAISLLRTEGCSEKIISHCINVSKYAKEIGEKASKDFELDINLIEIGGLLHDIGRSKINGIYHGVIGAEIIRNKGIDEKIALICERHIGSGIDKRDADKFGLPNNNYIPETIEERIVCHADNFFINGVQVNFEKVFQRFIIELGEGHSSIQRLLALQKDLQKYL comes from the coding sequence ATGATATCTAAAGAAGAAGCAATATCACTACTAAGAACTGAAGGTTGTTCTGAAAAAATTATAAGCCACTGTATAAATGTTTCTAAGTATGCTAAAGAGATAGGTGAAAAAGCTTCTAAAGATTTTGAACTAGATATAAATCTAATTGAAATAGGTGGACTTTTGCACGATATAGGGAGATCAAAAATAAATGGCATATATCATGGAGTAATTGGCGCAGAAATTATCAGGAATAAAGGTATAGATGAGAAGATTGCTTTGATATGCGAAAGGCATATTGGGTCTGGAATCGACAAAAGAGATGCAGATAAATTCGGTTTACCAAATAACAATTACATACCTGAAACCATAGAAGAGAGAATAGTGTGCCACGCAGATAATTTTTTTATTAATGGTGTACAAGTTAACTTTGAAAAAGTATTTCAAAGATTTATAATAGAATTGGGGGAGGGTCATTCTTCAATCCAAAGATTGTTGGCACTTCAGAAAGATCTTCAAAAGTATCTTTAA
- the tfe gene encoding transcription factor E produces the protein MELDQRLLFDFLEELLGEEGVEVANIIYEKEATDEEISKVTHLRINNVRRALYKLYDNRLATYRRIKDKETGWYIYYWKMDLSKAPEVIEKREKDYSEHLEELLEYEQDNMFFACKNNCSKVPFDVAEQLSFKCNICGEKLDFFDNSEMIKELEEALEKFKKVEAN, from the coding sequence ATGGAATTAGATCAAAGATTACTATTTGATTTTCTTGAAGAGTTATTGGGCGAAGAAGGTGTTGAGGTTGCAAACATTATCTATGAAAAAGAAGCAACTGATGAAGAAATCTCTAAAGTTACTCATTTAAGGATTAATAACGTAAGGAGAGCACTATATAAGCTCTATGACAATAGGCTTGCTACATATAGAAGGATAAAAGATAAAGAAACTGGTTGGTATATTTATTATTGGAAAATGGACCTTTCAAAAGCACCAGAAGTAATCGAAAAGAGAGAGAAAGACTATTCCGAACATCTTGAAGAATTACTAGAATATGAACAAGATAATATGTTTTTTGCGTGCAAAAATAACTGTTCTAAGGTCCCATTTGATGTCGCAGAGCAACTTAGTTTTAAATGTAATATCTGTGGAGAAAAACTAGATTTCTTTGACAACTCTGAAATGATAAAAGAACTAGAAGAAGCTTTGGAAAAATTCAAAAAAGTTGAAGCCAACTAA
- a CDS encoding DUF554 domain-containing protein: MLGTIVNVVAIILGSILGILIKSRFPKKINKIIFQVIGLFTITLGITMAIKTNNILVVAFSLIIGSVIGESIDIEKYLERFSEKLRNKLKNSSDKFSEGFITATLIYCIGPMAILGSIEEGLGNPPSLLFAKSVLDGVASIALASALGIGVMFSAIPLFIYQGGITLFASYVSNYLSDALVVELSAVGGILLLGLGMNIAEIKKFKVVNMLPSLVVIVVLSYFFI; the protein is encoded by the coding sequence ATGCTAGGAACAATAGTAAACGTCGTTGCAATTATTCTGGGTAGCATACTGGGTATTTTGATTAAATCACGATTTCCAAAAAAGATAAATAAGATTATATTTCAAGTTATAGGATTATTTACAATTACATTGGGAATTACAATGGCAATAAAGACAAATAATATACTAGTAGTTGCGTTTAGCCTTATTATTGGTTCTGTAATTGGAGAAAGTATAGATATAGAAAAATATCTTGAGAGATTCAGTGAAAAGTTGAGAAATAAGCTTAAGAATTCAAGTGATAAATTTTCTGAAGGTTTTATTACTGCTACATTGATATACTGTATTGGCCCAATGGCTATACTTGGATCTATAGAAGAAGGCCTTGGCAATCCCCCAAGCTTATTGTTTGCAAAGTCCGTATTAGATGGAGTTGCATCTATTGCATTGGCTTCTGCTTTGGGAATAGGGGTGATGTTCTCAGCTATTCCCCTCTTTATATATCAAGGCGGAATTACATTATTCGCTAGTTATGTTAGTAATTACCTAAGCGATGCCCTTGTCGTTGAACTCAGTGCAGTTGGAGGAATACTACTTTTAGGGCTTGGAATGAATATTGCCGAAATTAAGAAATTCAAAGTGGTAAATATGCTACCAAGTCTTGTTGTAATAGTTGTCTTAAGTTATTTTTTTATATAG
- the tpiA gene encoding triose-phosphate isomerase, with the protein MKTPIILVNFKIYNEISGSRGLELARICETISKKTGVNISIAPQIVDLSYISEKVDIPVFSQHADNIKPGSGTGKTTLEGIKASKAVGTLINHSENRLKIADIDSIVNRCKELELISVVCTNNIAVSKAVAMFDPTFIAVEPPELIGGDISVTDADPGIVKNTVKIIRDIAPNVKVLCGAGVKNGKDVNKALELGAEGVLLASGVTKAKNPLSILEDLAKGAIR; encoded by the coding sequence ATGAAAACACCAATAATTCTTGTTAATTTTAAGATTTATAATGAAATATCAGGGTCTAGAGGACTTGAACTAGCAAGGATATGTGAAACAATATCTAAAAAAACAGGAGTTAATATATCAATCGCTCCTCAAATTGTCGATTTGTCATATATATCTGAAAAAGTTGATATACCCGTATTTTCACAGCATGCAGACAATATCAAACCAGGAAGCGGAACTGGGAAAACAACCTTGGAAGGTATCAAAGCATCAAAGGCTGTTGGCACCCTTATTAATCATTCTGAAAATAGATTAAAAATAGCAGATATAGATTCAATAGTGAATAGATGTAAGGAGTTAGAACTAATATCAGTAGTTTGTACTAATAATATAGCAGTAAGTAAAGCTGTGGCGATGTTTGACCCCACATTTATTGCTGTTGAGCCACCCGAGTTAATCGGAGGCGATATATCTGTTACTGATGCCGATCCAGGAATTGTTAAAAATACTGTTAAAATTATTAGAGATATTGCACCTAATGTGAAAGTTCTATGTGGAGCGGGCGTAAAAAATGGAAAAGATGTTAATAAGGCACTTGAACTAGGGGCCGAAGGAGTTCTGCTGGCATCGGGAGTTACAAAAGCAAAAAATCCTCTTTCGATTTTAGAGGATCTTGCTAAAGGCGCCATAAGATAA
- a CDS encoding MarR family transcriptional regulator, translating into MKEELKDTEICRGPFHFLMCIHENEGICQEDLSRELRLDKTTTTRTLQKLLTGGYISKEKNVEDKRMYRVYITLKGKELINNRKAIFSSLDKIMLGGLTNEEKDMLEKLLTRIAQNLIKEVKGDKK; encoded by the coding sequence ATGAAAGAAGAACTAAAAGATACCGAGATATGTAGGGGGCCATTCCATTTTTTGATGTGTATCCATGAAAATGAGGGTATATGCCAAGAGGATCTCTCTAGAGAATTAAGGCTGGATAAAACAACCACAACTAGAACCCTTCAAAAACTATTAACGGGTGGATATATCTCAAAAGAAAAAAATGTTGAAGACAAAAGAATGTATCGTGTTTATATTACTTTAAAGGGAAAAGAATTAATCAATAATCGCAAAGCTATTTTCTCATCATTAGACAAGATTATGCTTGGGGGGCTAACAAACGAAGAAAAAGATATGCTTGAAAAGCTTCTAACAAGAATAGCTCAGAATCTTATTAAAGAAGTCAAAGGCGACAAGAAATGA